A genomic window from Planococcus rifietoensis includes:
- the tyrS gene encoding tyrosine--tRNA ligase, with amino-acid sequence MTNALIDDLNWRGLLYQQTDEEGMAEVLDREKISLYCGVDPTADSMHIGHIVPLLTLRRFQLHGHRPILLVGGATGMIGDPSGRNEERQLQSTEQIDRNVDSIKKQMEQIFDFQTENGAKMVNNRDWIGGMSVIEFLRDFGKLISVNYMLAKDSVASRLEGGISFTEFSYTLIQAIDFNHLYNEYNCRVQIGGSDQWGNITSGLEVIRKTHEEEAKAFGITIPLVTKADGTKFGKTAGGAVWLDAKKTSPYEFYQFWINTADADVVKYLKIFTFLERQEIEALEKSVETEAHLRKAQTVLAEEMTKLIHGEEALADAQRITKALFSGDLKSLSADEMKAAFKDVPSVELAKQAKPIVDLIVDSKVSPSKRQAREDITNGAISINGEKIRDLEYVVDEKDRLDDEFAIVRRGKKKYHMIHFV; translated from the coding sequence ATGACAAATGCATTGATTGACGATTTAAACTGGCGCGGGCTTCTGTACCAGCAAACAGACGAAGAAGGAATGGCAGAAGTGCTGGACCGGGAAAAAATTTCACTGTATTGCGGTGTCGATCCGACTGCTGACAGCATGCACATCGGCCATATCGTGCCGCTTTTGACTTTGCGCCGTTTCCAATTGCACGGGCATCGCCCGATCCTTTTGGTGGGCGGGGCAACCGGTATGATCGGGGATCCATCCGGACGCAACGAAGAGCGCCAACTGCAGTCGACGGAACAAATTGACCGCAATGTCGATTCGATCAAAAAGCAAATGGAACAGATCTTTGATTTCCAGACGGAGAACGGAGCGAAAATGGTCAATAACCGCGACTGGATCGGCGGCATGAGCGTCATTGAGTTCCTGCGCGATTTCGGTAAATTGATCTCCGTTAATTACATGCTGGCGAAAGATTCGGTCGCATCGCGTCTTGAAGGCGGAATTTCGTTTACGGAGTTTTCCTATACCTTGATCCAAGCGATTGACTTTAACCATCTTTACAATGAATACAATTGCCGCGTTCAGATCGGCGGGTCGGATCAGTGGGGCAATATCACCTCAGGTCTTGAAGTAATTCGCAAGACGCACGAAGAAGAAGCGAAAGCGTTCGGCATCACAATACCGCTCGTAACAAAAGCGGACGGCACGAAATTCGGCAAGACCGCAGGCGGCGCAGTATGGCTCGATGCGAAAAAGACGTCTCCTTACGAGTTTTACCAGTTTTGGATCAACACGGCGGATGCGGATGTCGTCAAATACTTGAAGATTTTCACGTTCCTCGAAAGACAGGAAATCGAAGCACTCGAGAAAAGCGTTGAAACGGAAGCGCATCTCAGAAAAGCGCAAACCGTGCTCGCTGAAGAAATGACCAAGCTCATCCATGGGGAAGAAGCGCTCGCAGATGCACAGCGCATCACGAAAGCATTGTTCAGCGGCGATTTGAAAAGTTTGAGCGCGGACGAAATGAAAGCGGCCTTCAAAGACGTTCCTTCTGTCGAATTGGCAAAACAAGCGAAGCCGATCGTCGATTTGATTGTCGACAGCAAAGTATCTCCGTCGAAGCGCCAAGCACGTGAAGATATCACAAACGGCGCGATTTCGATTAACGGCGAGAAAATCCGCGACCTGGAATACGTGGTCGATGAAAAAGACCGTTTGGATGACGAATTCGCGATCGTCCGGCGCGGCAAGAAGAAATACCATATGATCCATTTCGTTTAA
- a CDS encoding cobalamin-binding protein produces the protein MRIVSICPSNTELLAFLKADHLLVGVDDYSDWPKSIERLPRLGPDLSIRMDEVEALAPDIVLASLSVPGMEKNIEELEKRNIPHLILDPQSLADIRDDLETVAEAIHFDSSDVLAEYDEAISELKKRGDSATSSPSLYWEWWPKPVFTPGGVNWLSEISRLVGARNCFEDEETANIQTDWDAVKQRDPDYILLAWVGIMTSKVKPELVLKRPDWQSMKAIKQIHVMEEALFCRPSPRLIEGAIKLGKLVHPQAFADFPLPSFIKEKQSHV, from the coding sequence ATGCGAATCGTATCCATATGTCCAAGCAATACTGAGTTACTCGCTTTTTTGAAAGCCGATCATCTGCTGGTCGGCGTCGATGATTATTCCGACTGGCCGAAGAGCATCGAACGGCTTCCACGTCTCGGGCCGGATCTTTCCATACGCATGGATGAAGTCGAAGCCCTTGCGCCAGACATTGTATTGGCATCGCTCAGCGTGCCCGGCATGGAGAAAAATATTGAAGAGCTCGAAAAACGCAATATCCCGCACCTTATCCTGGACCCCCAATCGCTTGCAGACATCCGCGATGATCTGGAGACAGTCGCGGAAGCCATTCACTTTGACAGCTCGGATGTTCTCGCGGAATATGACGAAGCGATCTCCGAACTGAAAAAACGAGGCGACAGCGCCACGTCCTCCCCGTCCCTCTACTGGGAATGGTGGCCAAAACCCGTCTTCACCCCGGGAGGCGTCAATTGGCTCAGCGAAATCAGCCGGCTTGTCGGCGCCCGCAATTGTTTCGAAGATGAGGAAACGGCGAATATCCAAACAGATTGGGATGCCGTTAAACAACGCGATCCGGACTATATTTTGCTCGCTTGGGTCGGCATCATGACTTCAAAAGTCAAACCGGAACTCGTGTTGAAACGCCCGGACTGGCAATCGATGAAAGCGATCAAACAAATCCATGTCATGGAAGAGGCTTTGTTCTGCCGTCCCTCACCAAGGCTGATCGAAGGAGCCATCAAGCTTGGCAAACTGGTCCATCCACAAGCTTTCGCGGATTTCCCGCTCCCTTCATTCATTAAAGAAAAGCAATCGCATGTATAA
- a CDS encoding transglycosylase domain-containing protein: MQDKFRRWLLKAEETTDRWTSHKWFKRFKITTGVIWNLAILLAIILVAGGVFAASAGAGYFASLVDEEQLRTEDEMLADIYSYEETSQLYFANNTYLGKLQTDLDREETTLEDVSDIAIDAVLATEDEYFYEHEGIVPKAIMRGLFQDVSNSDSQSGGSTLTQQLIKNQILTNEVSYERKAKEILLAMRLEKFMNKEDIMEAYLNIIPYGRNSAGTNIAGIETAAKGIFDVPASDLNLPQAAFIAGIPKAPFSYTPYASGGDLKDEAGLEPGLNRMRTVLYRMLETGYITQTEYDEALEYDLVADFRKGESRSYDEFPYVTAELEKRATRIIMDVLAEQNGVDPETLDQDQNLYEEYAILADRAVRSNGYRIHSSINKDLYKAQEETQKAYQGYGTTLSEDYIDEDGETKTRQLPVQVGSVTLENDTGRILSFIGGRDHEIENLNHATQAYRSIGSTVKPLLVYGPALENGLIGAGSPVVDVKFTLNDNGNPYEPTNFVPTSEQGIMPARDALAQSQNLPALRLFAQMRDEMPIQYLIDNGFSRVAEGDGVVSSALGGGIEGSVEEVANAYASLANGGKHMETTMIDKIEDADGNVIYEHETEAKDVFTPQASYVLTDMLRDVFKTDRGTANRANGMLKFNADFAGKTGTTQETKDVWLVGYNPNITMGVWLGYDQEKYSLDNFRNQNLQPSVRVNQLWANLMNTTYDVAPDAIGSGDKFQEPEGVVTRSFCGISGYAPNDACKKAGLVRSDLFIADAMTPKDGDDSLSSGSYTTINGKRYAALSNTPSEFVSGGGLGVSEEYVDRMLAPFGGDAGKLFPGNSRFSNVVSGAQFDPDSAAPAPVGTSINGRTITWSDSASNDVVGYRVFRSGSRVSSVSESSSNSYTAPGPGTYTVVAVDITGRQSAASNGVTIEAPKPEPAPEPTPEPTPEPEAAPAPEREETPAPPQETERQEPEEEPEEEPAEEEPAEETPAPEEPEEEPEEEEEAPPEEPEEPEQPEESSEPDTEAPDTEEDAA, translated from the coding sequence GTGCAAGATAAATTTAGAAGATGGTTATTGAAGGCAGAGGAAACAACCGATAGATGGACTTCCCATAAGTGGTTCAAGCGTTTTAAAATCACCACCGGAGTCATTTGGAATTTGGCAATTCTTCTCGCTATTATACTGGTGGCAGGCGGCGTATTTGCCGCGTCGGCTGGAGCCGGCTATTTCGCTTCATTGGTCGACGAAGAACAGCTGCGGACCGAAGATGAAATGTTGGCTGACATTTATAGCTACGAAGAGACTTCCCAATTGTATTTTGCCAACAATACGTATCTTGGAAAATTGCAGACCGACCTTGACCGTGAAGAAACGACTTTGGAAGATGTCTCCGATATTGCCATCGATGCAGTCCTGGCGACGGAAGATGAGTATTTTTATGAACATGAAGGAATTGTCCCGAAAGCAATCATGCGCGGCTTGTTCCAGGATGTTTCCAATTCGGATAGTCAATCCGGCGGATCGACATTGACACAGCAATTGATTAAAAACCAGATTTTGACAAACGAAGTGTCTTATGAACGAAAAGCGAAGGAAATCCTCTTGGCGATGCGTCTTGAGAAATTCATGAATAAAGAAGATATTATGGAAGCTTATTTGAACATCATTCCATACGGCCGAAATTCAGCTGGCACAAATATTGCCGGAATCGAGACGGCTGCAAAAGGCATATTCGATGTACCCGCAAGCGACTTAAACTTGCCGCAAGCGGCGTTTATCGCTGGCATTCCGAAAGCGCCATTTAGCTATACACCATATGCATCAGGCGGCGACTTGAAAGACGAAGCCGGTCTCGAACCTGGCCTTAACCGGATGAGAACAGTGCTCTATCGCATGCTTGAAACCGGTTATATCACACAAACTGAATATGACGAGGCTTTGGAATACGATCTCGTTGCCGATTTCAGAAAAGGCGAATCACGTTCATACGATGAATTCCCTTATGTGACGGCAGAACTTGAGAAACGTGCCACCCGCATCATCATGGACGTCTTGGCGGAACAAAACGGCGTAGACCCTGAAACGCTCGACCAAGACCAGAACTTGTACGAAGAATATGCCATTCTAGCAGACCGCGCCGTGCGGTCGAACGGCTACCGTATCCATTCGAGCATCAATAAAGATTTATACAAAGCACAGGAAGAAACACAGAAAGCCTATCAAGGATATGGTACGACTTTATCTGAAGATTATATCGACGAAGACGGTGAAACGAAAACCCGCCAATTGCCAGTGCAAGTCGGCAGTGTCACCTTGGAAAACGATACCGGCCGGATCTTGAGCTTTATCGGCGGGCGTGACCACGAAATCGAGAACTTGAACCACGCAACGCAAGCCTACCGCTCGATCGGATCGACGGTTAAGCCATTGCTTGTTTATGGCCCAGCGCTTGAAAATGGATTGATCGGCGCCGGCAGCCCGGTGGTCGATGTGAAATTCACTTTAAACGATAATGGCAATCCATATGAACCAACAAACTTTGTCCCGACAAGCGAACAAGGCATCATGCCTGCGCGCGATGCGCTTGCACAATCTCAGAACCTTCCCGCTTTGCGTTTGTTTGCGCAAATGCGCGATGAGATGCCGATCCAATACTTGATCGATAATGGCTTCTCTCGTGTCGCTGAAGGCGACGGCGTCGTTTCATCAGCACTCGGCGGCGGCATCGAAGGATCCGTTGAAGAAGTCGCCAACGCATATGCTTCCCTTGCGAATGGCGGCAAGCATATGGAAACGACGATGATCGATAAAATCGAAGACGCAGACGGCAATGTCATCTATGAACACGAAACCGAAGCGAAAGATGTGTTCACGCCTCAAGCTTCTTACGTATTGACCGATATGCTGCGCGATGTCTTCAAGACAGACCGCGGAACAGCGAACCGTGCAAACGGCATGCTGAAGTTCAATGCGGACTTTGCAGGCAAGACCGGGACGACACAGGAAACTAAAGATGTATGGCTCGTCGGTTACAACCCGAACATCACGATGGGCGTCTGGCTCGGCTATGACCAGGAAAAGTATTCCTTGGATAATTTCAGAAACCAGAACTTGCAGCCATCTGTCCGCGTTAACCAATTATGGGCGAACTTGATGAATACCACCTATGATGTAGCCCCTGATGCTATCGGTTCGGGAGACAAATTCCAAGAACCAGAAGGTGTCGTCACTCGTTCATTCTGCGGCATTTCTGGATACGCCCCGAATGATGCTTGTAAAAAAGCAGGCTTAGTCCGTTCCGACTTGTTCATTGCTGACGCCATGACGCCAAAAGATGGCGATGACAGCTTGAGCAGCGGATCATACACGACTATTAACGGCAAACGCTATGCTGCCCTATCGAATACGCCAAGTGAATTTGTATCAGGCGGCGGCCTCGGCGTATCGGAAGAATATGTCGACCGCATGCTCGCACCATTTGGAGGAGACGCTGGAAAATTATTCCCTGGCAACTCCAGATTCAGCAATGTCGTTTCAGGCGCTCAGTTCGATCCAGACAGCGCAGCCCCTGCGCCGGTCGGAACGTCGATCAATGGGCGCACAATCACTTGGAGCGATTCCGCTTCAAACGATGTCGTCGGCTATCGTGTATTCCGCAGCGGCAGCAGAGTCTCATCTGTTTCCGAATCGAGCAGCAACTCCTATACCGCACCTGGCCCTGGAACGTACACTGTCGTTGCAGTGGACATTACAGGCCGGCAATCGGCAGCGTCCAATGGCGTAACGATTGAAGCGCCAAAACCGGAACCTGCTCCTGAACCAACGCCAGAACCAACACCTGAACCGGAAGCTGCTCCTGCACCGGAAAGAGAAGAAACTCCGGCGCCACCGCAAGAAACAGAAAGACAAGAACCGGAAGAAGAGCCTGAAGAAGAACCGGCTGAAGAAGAACCGGCCGAAGAAACTCCAGCTCCAGAAGAACCGGAAGAAGAACCAGAAGAAGAGGAAGAAGCGCCACCTGAAGAACCAGAAGAACCGGAACAACCAGAAGAATCTTCAGAACCGGACACAGAAGCTCCGGATACTGAAGAAGACGCAGCATAA
- the megL gene encoding methionine gamma-lyase, which translates to MMKQKMKFETAVIHEGYDSSVHHDSLATPLYQTSTYSFANAEQGEARFAGEQDGNIYSRLGNPTVRVLEQRMAEIEGGGGALAFGSGMAAVSAILVYLTKAGDHVLCSRGIYGCTFGLLEIMQEKYGITHSLIAMTTEEQIEQAIRPETKVIYVETPINPTMELVNLRAVEAAAKKYGLRVVVDNTFSSPYLQNPLEFGADFVLHSATKYLNGHGDVIGGVLVGADAEEMQTIRMTVQKDFGGIMSPFDAWLLIRGLKTLHVRMDRHIDNAEKIVAFLHGEQAVKRILYPFDAGHPQMSIAKNQMRRGGGLISFELEGGKKQAQEFLNALSLIKIAVSLGDAETLIQHPATMTHAVVPPEERERMGISDSLVRLSVGLENVEDLMADLEQAFAQIKSNLQEI; encoded by the coding sequence ATGATGAAACAAAAGATGAAGTTTGAAACGGCCGTGATCCATGAGGGCTATGATAGTTCTGTGCATCATGACAGTTTGGCTACGCCGCTTTATCAAACGTCTACGTATTCGTTCGCGAATGCCGAACAGGGAGAAGCCCGTTTTGCTGGGGAGCAGGACGGAAATATTTATTCGCGCCTCGGCAATCCGACAGTGCGCGTCTTGGAACAGCGCATGGCGGAGATCGAAGGCGGGGGAGGCGCGCTGGCATTTGGGTCGGGGATGGCTGCAGTCAGTGCGATTCTTGTCTACTTGACGAAAGCAGGCGACCACGTGCTGTGTTCGCGCGGGATTTACGGCTGTACATTCGGCTTATTGGAAATCATGCAAGAAAAGTACGGCATTACGCATTCGCTCATTGCGATGACGACTGAAGAACAAATTGAACAGGCGATCCGGCCGGAGACGAAAGTCATTTACGTAGAAACGCCGATCAACCCGACTATGGAACTGGTCAATTTACGCGCAGTTGAAGCCGCCGCCAAAAAATATGGTTTGCGGGTCGTCGTCGATAATACGTTCAGTTCGCCGTATTTGCAGAATCCGCTCGAGTTCGGCGCTGATTTTGTGCTCCATAGCGCGACCAAGTATTTGAACGGCCACGGCGATGTCATCGGCGGGGTTCTCGTCGGGGCAGATGCGGAGGAAATGCAAACGATCCGCATGACCGTCCAGAAAGATTTCGGGGGCATCATGTCGCCATTCGATGCGTGGCTGTTGATCCGTGGATTGAAGACTTTGCATGTGCGGATGGACCGCCATATAGACAATGCGGAAAAGATAGTCGCGTTTCTCCATGGCGAACAGGCAGTCAAGCGTATATTGTATCCATTTGATGCCGGACACCCACAAATGTCGATTGCCAAAAACCAGATGCGCCGCGGCGGCGGATTGATCTCGTTCGAGCTCGAAGGCGGGAAAAAACAGGCGCAGGAATTTTTGAATGCCTTGTCGCTCATCAAGATTGCCGTCAGCCTCGGCGATGCCGAAACCTTAATCCAGCATCCGGCAACGATGACCCACGCGGTTGTCCCTCCGGAAGAGCGGGAGCGGATGGGCATCAGCGATTCACTCGTGCGCTTGTCGGTCGGGCTTGAGAACGTCGAGGATTTAATGGCCGATCTAGAGCAGGCTTTCGCTCAAATCAAATCCAATTTGCAGGAAATCTAA
- the hisJ gene encoding histidinol-phosphatase HisJ, whose protein sequence is MNKRDGHIHTPFCPHGTNDPFHAYIEKAEKNGFSDISFTEHAPLPAGFTDTTPDQDSGMEMGELPAYFEALDKAKAQAPAMRIRSGLEVDFIQGFEKQTAQLLEQAGPKLEDAILSVHFLRYQDRWICSDFSAEVFMDLAKDMGSVQAVYDLYYDTVEASILADLGPHKPKRIGHPTLCHKFQHVHQEHIDDDARIRTILKMIKDHGYELDVNSAGLSKPGCLEFYPPEPYVAYARELGIPLVFGSDAHSAEGLHKYADRFYTEHY, encoded by the coding sequence ATGAATAAACGCGATGGCCATATCCACACCCCCTTCTGCCCCCACGGAACAAACGACCCGTTCCATGCTTATATCGAAAAAGCGGAAAAAAATGGATTCTCAGATATCAGTTTTACCGAGCATGCCCCTCTGCCTGCCGGCTTTACAGATACGACGCCCGATCAAGATAGCGGCATGGAAATGGGCGAATTGCCAGCCTATTTCGAAGCGCTCGATAAGGCCAAAGCGCAAGCGCCAGCTATGCGGATTCGCAGCGGCTTGGAAGTGGATTTTATCCAAGGCTTCGAAAAACAGACAGCACAACTGCTCGAACAGGCAGGGCCAAAACTGGAAGACGCCATTTTGTCGGTCCATTTCCTGCGCTATCAAGACCGCTGGATCTGCTCTGACTTCAGTGCGGAAGTGTTTATGGACCTTGCAAAAGACATGGGCTCTGTACAAGCCGTTTACGATCTGTATTATGATACGGTCGAAGCTTCCATATTGGCAGACCTTGGGCCCCATAAACCGAAGCGCATCGGCCATCCGACTTTATGCCATAAATTCCAGCACGTCCATCAGGAACACATCGATGACGATGCCCGCATCCGCACCATCCTCAAAATGATTAAAGATCATGGCTATGAACTGGATGTCAATTCTGCTGGGCTGTCAAAACCAGGCTGCCTGGAATTCTATCCCCCGGAGCCTTATGTCGCCTATGCGCGCGAGCTCGGCATCCCGCTCGTCTTCGGATCGGATGCCCATAGTGCTGAAGGCTTGCACAAATACGCAGATCGCTTTTATACTGAACACTATTAA
- the rpsD gene encoding 30S ribosomal protein S4 — MSRYTGPAWKLSRRLGISLSGTGKELEKRPYAPGQHGANQRRKVSEYGLQLQEKQKLRFMYGVNERQFKTMFNKAGKMEGKHGENFMILLETRLDNVVYRLGLARTRRQARQLVNHGHILVDGKRVDIPSYGVKPGQTIAFREKSNNLDVVNEAIEVNSFVPEYVSIDADKKEGTFVRLPERSELSAEINEQLIVEFYSR; from the coding sequence ATGTCTCGTTATACAGGTCCAGCATGGAAACTGTCACGTCGCCTTGGAATTTCTTTGAGCGGCACAGGTAAAGAACTCGAAAAACGCCCTTACGCACCAGGTCAACACGGTGCTAACCAACGCCGTAAAGTTTCTGAATACGGTTTGCAATTGCAAGAAAAACAAAAACTACGCTTCATGTACGGAGTTAACGAACGCCAGTTCAAAACGATGTTCAACAAAGCTGGTAAAATGGAAGGCAAACACGGCGAGAACTTCATGATCTTGCTTGAAACACGCCTTGACAACGTTGTTTACCGTCTCGGCCTTGCGCGCACTCGCCGCCAAGCTCGCCAATTGGTAAACCACGGCCACATCCTTGTTGATGGCAAACGCGTAGACATCCCGTCTTACGGCGTGAAACCAGGACAAACAATCGCTTTCCGCGAAAAGTCCAACAACCTTGATGTTGTCAACGAAGCGATCGAAGTAAACAGCTTCGTTCCAGAATACGTTTCAATCGACGCTGACAAAAAAGAAGGCACATTCGTACGTCTCCCAGAGCGCAGCGAATTGTCTGCTGAAATCAACGAACAATTGATCGTTGAGTTCTACTCACGTTAA
- the acsA gene encoding acetate--CoA ligase, translated as MKVEALPAKPGEHYLHNYEEQSEGFDWSEVEKEFSWSQTGKINMAHEAIDRHAESDRKNKVALYYKDQHRHETYTFYEMKRMTNRAANLLKSHSDLEKGDRIFIFMPRSPELYFLMFGALKMGLIVGPLFEAFMEGAIYDRLDDSDAKSIITTPELLPRIPKDRLPNLKTIFLVGAEGAEESGGHVDVLKHLDSCSDKFDVEWLEKEDGLVLHYTSGSTGKPKGVLHAQYAMVQQYQTGKWVLDFQEQDIYWCTADPGWVTGTAYGVFSPWLNGVTTVILGGRFSPDAWYQAIEDFGVTVWYSAPTAFRMLMGAGDALVKEYDLSTLRHVLSVGEPLNPEVVKWGAQVFDKRIHDTWWMTETGAQVICNYPSMAIKPGSMGKPIPGVEAAIVDDQGKELPANQMGNLAIKKGWPSMMRQIWNNPQKYDSYFLNDEWYVSGDSAYMDEDGYFWFQGRVDDVIMTSGERVGPFEVESKLLEHPAVAEAGVIGKPDPVRGEIIKAFVALVEGYEPSDELIDDIRQFVKKELAAHAAPREIEFKDKLPKTRSGKIMRRVLKAWELDLPTGDLSTMED; from the coding sequence GTGAAAGTGGAAGCGTTACCAGCAAAACCAGGGGAGCATTACTTACATAATTACGAAGAGCAGTCGGAAGGTTTCGATTGGTCGGAAGTTGAAAAAGAGTTCAGCTGGTCCCAAACGGGAAAAATCAATATGGCCCATGAGGCGATTGACCGCCATGCTGAATCGGACCGCAAAAACAAAGTCGCTCTCTATTATAAAGATCAGCATCGTCATGAAACCTATACATTCTATGAGATGAAGCGCATGACAAACCGTGCGGCGAATCTCTTGAAATCGCATTCTGACTTGGAGAAAGGAGACCGTATCTTTATCTTCATGCCGCGTTCTCCTGAACTGTATTTCCTCATGTTCGGTGCATTGAAGATGGGCTTGATTGTCGGGCCGTTATTTGAAGCGTTCATGGAAGGGGCCATCTATGATCGTTTGGATGACAGCGACGCAAAATCGATCATCACGACACCGGAATTGCTTCCGCGCATTCCGAAAGACCGCCTTCCGAACTTGAAGACGATCTTCCTAGTGGGAGCGGAAGGAGCAGAAGAAAGCGGGGGCCATGTCGATGTGCTCAAGCATCTTGACTCCTGCTCGGACAAATTCGATGTCGAATGGCTGGAAAAAGAAGATGGATTGGTGCTTCATTATACATCCGGTTCTACAGGCAAACCAAAAGGCGTCCTCCACGCGCAATATGCCATGGTGCAGCAATACCAGACAGGTAAATGGGTGTTGGATTTCCAGGAGCAGGATATTTATTGGTGCACCGCTGACCCTGGCTGGGTAACGGGAACGGCTTACGGCGTGTTCTCTCCATGGCTGAACGGCGTCACGACTGTCATTCTCGGCGGCCGCTTCTCTCCGGATGCCTGGTACCAAGCGATCGAAGATTTCGGTGTCACGGTCTGGTACAGCGCACCGACCGCGTTCCGCATGTTGATGGGAGCAGGGGATGCATTAGTGAAGGAATATGACCTGTCGACGCTGCGCCACGTTTTGTCCGTCGGTGAACCGCTGAACCCGGAAGTCGTCAAGTGGGGTGCGCAAGTTTTTGATAAACGAATCCATGATACATGGTGGATGACGGAAACTGGCGCACAAGTCATCTGCAACTACCCGTCGATGGCGATCAAGCCAGGTTCGATGGGCAAACCGATTCCAGGCGTCGAAGCAGCGATTGTCGATGATCAAGGCAAGGAATTGCCAGCGAATCAAATGGGCAACTTGGCGATTAAGAAAGGCTGGCCGTCGATGATGCGCCAAATCTGGAACAACCCGCAAAAATACGATTCTTACTTCTTAAATGATGAATGGTATGTTTCGGGAGATTCGGCTTATATGGATGAAGACGGATATTTCTGGTTCCAAGGAAGAGTGGACGATGTCATTATGACTTCAGGCGAGCGTGTCGGGCCATTCGAAGTGGAAAGCAAACTGCTCGAGCACCCAGCCGTCGCTGAAGCAGGTGTCATCGGAAAACCGGATCCGGTCCGCGGAGAAATCATCAAAGCGTTTGTCGCATTGGTGGAAGGCTATGAGCCATCCGACGAATTGATTGATGACATCCGCCAGTTCGTCAAGAAAGAACTGGCCGCCCACGCAGCACCGCGTGAAATCGAATTTAAAGACAAGCTTCCGAAAACACGAAGCGGCAAAATCATGCGCCGCGTCTTGAAAGCTTGGGAATTGGACTTGCCGACTGGCGATTTGTCCACAATGGAAGATTAA
- a CDS encoding GAF domain-containing protein, with protein MFATSTYSGTREEQYNLLNKQLDALLAGEPNRIANLSNASALLGQFLDRINWVGFYLMEEGELVLGPFQGMPACVRIPVGKGVCGTAIDKNETMLIDDVHAFPGHIACDAASRSEIVVPLFKDGKAYGVLDIDSPELARFTEEDRIGLEKFAETLLKHI; from the coding sequence ATGTTTGCTACATCCACTTACAGCGGCACACGCGAAGAGCAATACAATCTGCTCAACAAACAACTGGACGCCCTGCTTGCAGGCGAGCCGAACCGCATTGCCAATTTATCGAACGCTTCCGCACTGCTTGGCCAATTCCTTGACCGCATCAATTGGGTTGGATTTTATTTGATGGAAGAGGGCGAACTTGTCCTTGGCCCATTCCAGGGAATGCCAGCTTGCGTTCGCATCCCGGTCGGAAAAGGGGTATGCGGCACAGCCATCGATAAAAATGAAACAATGCTCATTGATGATGTCCATGCCTTCCCTGGCCACATCGCCTGCGACGCCGCTTCACGCTCGGAAATCGTGGTCCCGCTATTCAAGGACGGCAAAGCTTACGGCGTGCTCGACATCGACAGCCCTGAACTTGCCCGTTTTACGGAAGAAGACCGCATCGGGCTTGAAAAGTTTGCAGAAACCTTATTGAAGCACATCTAA
- a CDS encoding general stress protein yields MSRVVGSYGTEMEAVEVIEDLQRQGYRDEDISVLSKDKRDVEHITEETGTQAGEGAAAGAATGGALGGLGGVLAGLGALAIPGIGPIVAAGPIAAGLAGAAAGAGVGGIAGALIGLGVPEDEAKSYEAQFKEGRILVLLEEDEAKQPERNDVDTFTENDDPLIGTERSTNIRGDAGPGRDRL; encoded by the coding sequence ATGTCACGAGTTGTCGGATCATATGGTACGGAGATGGAAGCGGTGGAAGTCATAGAGGATCTTCAGCGGCAAGGCTACCGCGACGAAGATATTTCGGTGCTCAGCAAAGACAAAAGAGACGTAGAACATATAACTGAAGAGACGGGGACACAAGCTGGCGAAGGAGCGGCAGCCGGTGCCGCTACAGGCGGAGCGCTCGGCGGCCTCGGCGGCGTCTTGGCCGGCCTGGGTGCACTGGCAATTCCGGGCATCGGGCCGATTGTAGCAGCCGGGCCGATTGCAGCTGGTCTTGCAGGTGCAGCAGCGGGAGCGGGCGTCGGCGGGATAGCTGGTGCATTGATCGGCCTCGGGGTCCCGGAAGACGAAGCCAAAAGCTATGAAGCCCAGTTCAAGGAAGGGCGTATCCTCGTCTTGCTAGAAGAGGATGAAGCGAAACAGCCCGAGCGCAATGATGTGGACACTTTCACAGAAAACGATGACCCATTGATTGGTACTGAACGCTCAACAAATATTCGCGGCGATGCCGGGCCGGGGCGTGACCGGCTGTAA